A genome region from Ligilactobacillus cholophilus includes the following:
- the rpsD gene encoding 30S ribosomal protein S4, whose protein sequence is MSRYTGPSWKVSRRLGISLSGTGKELSRRPYAPGQHGQSRRKLSEYGLQLREKQKLRMMYGMTERQFANTFKRAGKIREGKHGVNFMILLEQRLDNVVYRLGLATTRRQARQLVNHGHITVDGQRVDIPSYEVKPGQVISLRERSKNLQIVKDALEAVVGRVPFVSFDDDKMEGTLVRLPERDELDANIDESLIVEYYNKL, encoded by the coding sequence ATGTCTCGTTATACAGGTCCATCATGGAAAGTTTCTCGTCGTTTGGGAATCTCTCTTTCAGGAACAGGTAAAGAATTATCACGTCGTCCTTACGCACCAGGTCAACATGGCCAAAGTCGTCGTAAGTTATCAGAATACGGTTTACAATTACGCGAAAAGCAAAAGTTACGTATGATGTACGGCATGACAGAACGTCAATTTGCTAACACATTCAAGCGCGCTGGTAAGATTCGTGAAGGTAAGCACGGTGTTAACTTCATGATTCTTTTGGAACAACGTTTAGATAACGTTGTTTACCGTTTAGGTTTAGCAACAACTCGTCGTCAAGCACGTCAACTTGTAAACCACGGTCACATCACAGTTGATGGCCAACGTGTTGATATTCCATCATACGAAGTAAAACCTGGTCAAGTGATCTCATTACGTGAACGTTCAAAGAACTTACAAATTGTTAAAGATGCTTTAGAAGCAGTTGTAGGTCGTGTTCCATTTGTATCATTTGATGATGACAAGATGGAAGGTACATTAGTTCGTTTACCAGAACGTGACGAATTAGATGCAAACATCGACGAATCACTTATCGTTGAATACTACAACAAACTTTAA
- a CDS encoding glycosyltransferase family 2 protein: MLLSIIVPICNVAPYLEKCLQSIQTQSFKDFECIMVDDGSIDDSRQIAQSFCDQDDRFKLIASEHGGLAHAQNLALKEVKGEYITFCDGDDYLSAGAYENVLPIIEKKPDLIISNLYFEYADQTRRNSAYKLPNLTNREQIVNHFPEIYKQQMMYYDTNKIYHKSILRDLKFENLTVGLDTVLNYEVFARCNNIYFSEKPYYHYLQRQGSLVNHFDAQRLMIREYETQSLVQLLAHWNPEYASQLINLDWYNTLTNTVKNVYAFDEHNQLLKPKQRIYYLKNDLKVCLQHMRVSLLSDEQRAFIDEVKSVVAAGDDQEFIQRFASSNLYSE, from the coding sequence ATGTTACTCTCAATTATCGTACCTATTTGCAATGTTGCTCCATATCTTGAAAAATGTCTGCAATCGATTCAAACGCAATCGTTTAAAGATTTCGAATGTATCATGGTGGATGATGGTTCAATTGATGATTCAAGGCAAATTGCACAAAGTTTTTGCGATCAAGATGACCGTTTTAAATTGATTGCAAGTGAACATGGTGGGTTAGCACATGCTCAGAATTTAGCATTAAAAGAAGTAAAGGGAGAGTATATTACTTTTTGTGACGGCGATGATTATTTATCTGCAGGGGCATATGAAAATGTACTACCAATTATTGAGAAGAAACCAGATTTGATCATTAGTAATTTATATTTTGAATATGCTGATCAAACAAGAAGAAATTCCGCATATAAATTACCTAATTTAACAAATCGTGAACAAATTGTTAATCATTTCCCAGAAATTTATAAACAACAAATGATGTATTATGATACGAATAAAATTTATCATAAATCTATATTACGTGATTTAAAATTTGAAAATTTAACAGTTGGTTTAGACACAGTTTTAAATTATGAAGTGTTTGCTAGATGTAATAATATTTATTTTAGTGAAAAACCATATTATCATTATTTGCAACGACAAGGGTCATTAGTAAATCATTTTGATGCACAACGTTTAATGATTCGTGAATATGAAACTCAATCATTAGTTCAATTACTTGCTCATTGGAATCCTGAATACGCTAGTCAATTAATTAATTTAGATTGGTATAATACATTAACTAATACGGTTAAAAATGTATATGCATTTGATGAGCATAATCAATTGCTTAAACCGAAACAACGTATTTATTATTTGAAAAATGATTTAAAGGTCTGTCTGCAACATATGCGTGTTAGTTTATTATCTGATGAACAACGTGCATTTATTGATGAAGTAAAAAGTGTTGTAGCAGCAGGTGATGATCAGGAGTTTATTCAAAGATTTGCGAGTTCAAATTTATATTCAGAATAG
- a CDS encoding replication-associated recombination protein A, which translates to MQPLAYRMRPQNLDEVVGQKDLVGPGKIIRRMVNAKLLSSMILYGPPGTGKTSIASAIAGSTKYAFRKLNAATDSKKALEQVVAESKMSGTVILMLDEIHRLTKPKQDYLLPHLESGQIILIGATTENPYIAINPAIRSRTQIFEVKPLSEDDIKTALLRALKDEKRGLGSFDVSLDDDALTHLSQATHGDLRSALNALELAVKSTPAEKDTGKIHITLSIAEECVQHKSLVHDKNGDAHYDVVSAFQKSIRGSDTDAALHYLGRMCDADDLPSITRRLLVIAYEDIGLANPQAAARTVQAVEAAEKVGFPEARIPLSVAVIDLCLSPKSNSALKAIDKAMEDIHKGNYGEVPDWLRDPHYEGAKKLGRGIGYKYPHDYTHDWVKQQYLPNKIKNQHYYLPKENGRYERALAEQYYKLEKAKGRSLKDQ; encoded by the coding sequence ATGCAACCCTTAGCTTATCGAATGAGACCACAAAATCTTGATGAGGTTGTTGGTCAGAAAGATTTAGTGGGCCCCGGAAAAATCATTCGGCGAATGGTAAATGCTAAATTATTATCATCAATGATTTTATATGGCCCACCAGGAACTGGAAAAACAAGTATAGCAAGTGCGATTGCTGGTTCAACTAAATATGCCTTTCGTAAATTAAATGCGGCTACTGATTCTAAAAAGGCGCTAGAACAAGTAGTAGCGGAATCTAAAATGAGTGGAACGGTAATTTTAATGTTAGATGAAATTCACCGTCTAACTAAACCTAAGCAAGATTATCTATTACCTCATTTAGAAAGTGGCCAAATTATTTTAATTGGTGCAACAACGGAAAATCCATATATTGCGATTAATCCAGCGATTAGAAGTCGAACACAAATTTTTGAAGTTAAGCCATTAAGCGAAGATGATATAAAGACAGCATTATTACGTGCTTTAAAAGATGAAAAACGCGGCTTAGGAAGTTTCGATGTTTCTTTAGATGATGATGCCCTAACTCATTTATCACAAGCAACACATGGTGATTTACGGAGTGCTTTAAATGCATTAGAGTTAGCAGTAAAATCTACCCCAGCAGAAAAAGATACTGGTAAAATTCACATAACTTTATCAATTGCAGAAGAATGCGTACAGCATAAATCATTAGTTCATGATAAAAATGGTGATGCACACTATGATGTAGTTTCGGCATTTCAGAAATCGATACGTGGTTCTGATACAGATGCGGCATTACACTACTTAGGTAGAATGTGTGATGCTGATGATTTACCAAGTATTACTCGCAGATTATTAGTAATTGCGTATGAGGATATCGGTTTGGCAAATCCACAGGCAGCTGCACGTACTGTTCAAGCTGTTGAAGCTGCAGAAAAAGTTGGTTTTCCAGAAGCACGAATTCCCCTTTCTGTTGCTGTGATTGATTTATGCTTATCACCAAAATCTAATTCTGCTTTGAAGGCAATTGACAAAGCAATGGAAGATATTCATAAAGGAAATTACGGTGAAGTCCCAGATTGGCTACGTGATCCACATTATGAAGGTGCTAAAAAACTCGGTCGCGGAATTGGTTATAAATATCCACACGATTATACACATGACTGGGTAAAGCAACAGTATTTACCAAATAAAATTAAAAATCAGCACTATTACCTTCCTAAAGAAAATGGACGTTATGAACGTGCTTTAGCAGAACAATATTACAAATTAGAAAAAGCCAAAGGTCGTTCATTAAAAGATCAATAA
- a CDS encoding universal stress protein — MLQNYKNILVPIDGSYESELAFKKAIDVAKRNGKDTALHLIHVIDTRAFQNISSFDTSMVEQVTQTAKKTLEGYVDEAKKAGITNIDFSVEYGAPKVIIAKDIPEEKNIDLIMIGATGLNAVERILIGSVTEYVTRIAKCDVLVIRTDLENKPALTKDLLKANRKDSL; from the coding sequence ATGTTACAAAATTATAAAAATATCTTAGTCCCAATCGATGGTTCATATGAATCAGAGTTAGCTTTTAAAAAGGCGATTGACGTAGCAAAAAGAAATGGTAAAGACACTGCATTACATCTAATTCATGTAATTGACACTCGTGCATTTCAAAATATTTCAAGCTTTGATACATCAATGGTCGAGCAAGTAACGCAAACGGCTAAAAAGACTTTAGAAGGCTACGTTGATGAAGCGAAAAAAGCTGGAATCACAAATATTGATTTCTCAGTAGAATATGGAGCTCCTAAGGTAATTATCGCCAAAGACATCCCCGAAGAGAAAAATATTGATTTGATTATGATTGGTGCTACTGGACTTAATGCCGTAGAACGGATCTTAATCGGTTCAGTTACTGAATATGTAACACGAATTGCTAAGTGTGATGTATTAGTAATTCGGACAGACTTAGAAAATAAGCCTGCTTTAACAAAAGACTTACTTAAAGCAAATCGTAAAGACAGTCTATAA
- a CDS encoding cysteine hydrolase family protein, with protein sequence MKDAVVVIDMVNDFVTGKFANPRAEKIIPDFKNLIDKAHEKNIPVIYVSDAHLPHDPELKIWGEHCMKGTWGAEVISDLSPQKQDYSLEKRTYCAFFQTGLDSLLRELGVKNIILGGVVTNICLINSAAAGFFNDYQVITSSAITDAINQDLRDQSLKYIQDNYNGEVISLDEIEKRW encoded by the coding sequence ATGAAAGACGCAGTTGTTGTAATTGATATGGTAAATGATTTCGTTACAGGAAAATTTGCAAATCCACGAGCAGAGAAAATTATTCCAGACTTTAAAAATTTAATTGATAAAGCTCATGAAAAAAATATTCCTGTGATTTATGTTTCAGACGCTCACTTACCTCATGATCCAGAATTAAAGATTTGGGGAGAACACTGTATGAAAGGTACTTGGGGAGCAGAAGTTATCTCAGATTTAAGTCCACAAAAACAAGATTACTCTTTAGAAAAAAGAACATACTGTGCATTTTTCCAAACCGGATTAGATAGTTTATTACGTGAATTAGGTGTTAAAAATATCATCTTAGGTGGCGTTGTAACTAACATTTGTTTAATTAATAGTGCCGCTGCTGGTTTCTTTAATGATTATCAAGTAATTACTTCATCCGCAATTACTGATGCTATCAATCAAGATTTACGTGATCAAAGTTTGAAATACATTCAAGATAATTATAATGGCGAAGTTATTTCACTTGATGAAATAGAAAAACGCTGGTAA
- a CDS encoding LytTR family DNA-binding domain-containing protein encodes MKVNIHIEKSQDEHIDFYIHELTPELQEIANQIQQESIIIWGSKGHTLTPLDLNLVTRIYTDSNHVCAAYENETYVIKYRIYQIAKILPSNFIQISNSEILNFDYLDHLELERNGTIKLLLKNNDYTFASRRFVKNIKRRLGI; translated from the coding sequence TTGAAAGTAAATATTCATATAGAGAAAAGCCAAGATGAACATATTGACTTTTATATTCATGAACTAACACCTGAATTGCAAGAAATTGCAAATCAAATTCAACAAGAATCAATTATTATTTGGGGAAGTAAGGGCCATACACTAACACCACTTGATTTAAATTTAGTTACTCGTATTTATACAGATAGTAACCATGTTTGTGCAGCATATGAAAATGAAACTTATGTTATTAAATATCGTATATATCAAATTGCAAAAATTCTACCTTCTAATTTTATTCAAATTTCAAATAGTGAGATTTTAAATTTTGATTATTTAGATCATTTAGAATTAGAAAGAAATGGAACAATTAAATTATTACTAAAAAATAATGATTACACATTTGCTTCTCGACGATTTGTAAAAAATATAAAACGGAGGTTAGGAATATGA
- a CDS encoding DUF3021 domain-containing protein codes for MKKLFSQIINGSTMGISIGLIVSLIFSYLYGGMAYYPSSEKFIMHFSNKLNAISISIILWALMGITWNLSRNVFKIYKWNLLKQTIVHFLISFTCFTFLACLAGWFPLTVACFTIYTLLFVAIYLLIWFIARYQTLKWIKKANQKLNK; via the coding sequence ATGAAAAAGCTTTTTTCTCAAATTATTAATGGTTCTACCATGGGAATTTCAATTGGATTAATTGTTTCATTAATTTTTTCATATTTATATGGTGGTATGGCATATTACCCTTCTTCTGAAAAATTTATTATGCATTTTTCTAATAAATTAAATGCAATCTCTATCTCAATTATTTTATGGGCATTAATGGGAATAACATGGAATTTAAGTCGCAATGTATTTAAGATTTATAAATGGAACTTATTAAAACAAACCATTGTTCATTTTCTAATTTCATTTACTTGTTTTACATTCCTTGCTTGTCTTGCAGGATGGTTTCCACTTACTGTTGCTTGCTTTACAATTTATACATTACTTTTTGTTGCAATATATTTACTTATCTGGTTTATCGCCCGTTATCAAACTTTAAAGTGGATAAAAAAAGCAAATCAAAAATTAAATAAATAA
- a CDS encoding DNA-3-methyladenine glycosylase I translates to MKCPWVYGANENLIKYHDEVWCKEIHDEQELFKRLCLLTFQCGLKWEMILDKQSILEEQFENFVPEKLVTLNLEQDFVINNPRKINAIIHNAQTLLKLHATGHSLDELVWKNTNYRTINNEWTKVEQIPCESALSKVVAKKFRQANFCFVGPKSMYSYLQMVGVINDHLITCENKFVDKL, encoded by the coding sequence ATGAAATGTCCATGGGTATATGGCGCAAATGAAAATCTAATTAAATATCATGATGAAGTCTGGTGCAAAGAAATTCATGATGAGCAGGAATTATTTAAACGTTTATGTTTATTAACATTTCAGTGTGGATTAAAATGGGAAATGATTTTGGATAAACAAAGCATTTTGGAAGAACAGTTTGAAAATTTTGTTCCAGAAAAATTAGTAACATTAAATCTCGAACAGGATTTTGTGATTAATAATCCACGTAAAATCAATGCGATTATACACAATGCACAAACTTTATTGAAATTGCATGCGACAGGACATTCATTGGATGAATTAGTGTGGAAAAATACAAATTATCGCACTATTAACAATGAATGGACTAAGGTAGAACAAATTCCATGTGAATCAGCGTTGTCAAAAGTGGTTGCTAAAAAGTTTCGTCAAGCTAATTTTTGCTTTGTTGGTCCTAAAAGCATGTATTCATATTTACAAATGGTTGGAGTGATTAATGATCATTTGATAACCTGCGAGAATAAATTTGTTGATAAGTTGTGA
- a CDS encoding D-alanine--D-alanine ligase family protein, translated as MDNKKLHIALFFGGNSSEHDVSKRSAHNIYDALDKDKYEVSVFMFTKQGFLLGNKDSLRIFNGEPEDEVVAEATKDVDFSNPLANIQNLSEVKDVDVFYPVIHGNMGEDGTVQGLFRLLNKPWIGSGIAASANSFDKDLTKQLLTLHGVRNTKYVVVTPETKEDFPYSRIAEELGETVFVKPARQGSSVGINKVTNEEEYESAMEEAFRYDYKVMVEEAIKNPREVECSVLGNRDPKYSKLGAVDVNGDDFYDYNNKFVDASGVVFEIPIKLPEKLTKEIQEMSINAFKALDNRGLARMDFLVDENDVPYLGEVNTLPGFTNISLYPQLWEVSGISYSELIDKLIQLAIDEFNDNAKLHYDFTELGTEKLGKGLLDKNGQHRD; from the coding sequence ATGGATAATAAAAAATTACATATTGCATTATTCTTTGGTGGAAACTCATCAGAACATGATGTTTCAAAGCGTTCAGCACACAACATTTATGATGCTTTAGATAAAGATAAATATGAAGTTTCAGTATTCATGTTTACAAAGCAAGGTTTCTTACTTGGTAACAAAGATTCATTACGTATCTTCAATGGTGAACCAGAAGATGAAGTGGTTGCTGAAGCTACAAAAGATGTTGATTTTTCAAATCCATTAGCAAACATTCAAAACTTATCAGAAGTTAAGGATGTTGATGTATTCTATCCAGTTATCCACGGTAACATGGGTGAAGATGGTACAGTTCAAGGTTTATTCCGTCTTTTAAACAAACCTTGGATTGGTAGTGGAATTGCTGCTTCAGCAAATTCATTCGATAAAGATTTAACAAAACAATTATTAACATTACACGGTGTACGTAATACTAAATATGTTGTAGTTACACCAGAAACAAAAGAAGACTTTCCATACAGTCGTATTGCAGAAGAATTAGGCGAAACAGTCTTTGTAAAACCTGCACGTCAAGGTTCATCAGTTGGTATTAACAAAGTTACTAACGAAGAAGAATATGAATCAGCAATGGAAGAAGCATTCCGTTATGATTACAAAGTAATGGTTGAAGAAGCTATTAAGAACCCACGTGAAGTTGAATGTTCAGTATTAGGTAACCGTGATCCTAAATATTCTAAGTTAGGTGCAGTTGATGTTAATGGTGATGACTTCTACGATTACAACAATAAATTCGTAGATGCATCAGGTGTTGTTTTTGAAATTCCTATTAAATTACCAGAAAAATTAACTAAAGAAATCCAAGAAATGTCAATCAATGCATTTAAAGCATTAGATAACCGTGGTTTAGCTCGTATGGACTTCTTAGTTGACGAAAATGACGTACCATACTTAGGTGAAGTAAACACATTACCTGGATTTACAAACATCTCATTATATCCACAATTATGGGAAGTTTCAGGCATTAGTTACTCAGAATTAATTGATAAGTTAATCCAATTAGCTATTGATGAATTTAATGATAATGCTAAACTTCACTATGACTTTACTGAATTAGGAACAGAAAAATTAGGTAAAGGTTTATTAGATAAAAATGGTCAACACCGTGACTAA
- a CDS encoding DNA-processing protein DprA, with amino-acid sequence MQSDQLTELILALEMIKGVGPKTVLKFFDTVKPQMILDNFRNMHRNTVINKRINEGVLDYQEWKNLLEKAHELLEKSKSLGMTVLNYQDDDYPDNLRSLNHYPLIIYVKGNVKALQGPSVGFIGTRRPTELGYKMSERMAYQFAKDGLTVVSGLSVGTNTAAHRGALEAGGTTVAILGQSLEQPIYPKENVGLAQEIIDNGGAIMSTYSLGAIVRRQFLAARDEWESGLADGLVVVETDQNGKTESALQHAFKQGRPVGMLDHSQCPKIEDATKIEQAIGNQEFISKKRAMALWDKESLRDFEQVMAKSREEFLKKSKRHKRLAQIRLF; translated from the coding sequence ATGCAAAGTGATCAATTAACCGAGCTAATTTTGGCACTTGAAATGATTAAGGGCGTTGGTCCTAAAACAGTTTTAAAATTTTTCGATACAGTTAAGCCACAAATGATTTTGGATAATTTTAGAAATATGCATCGAAATACGGTCATTAATAAGCGAATCAATGAAGGTGTTCTTGATTATCAGGAATGGAAAAACTTATTAGAGAAAGCTCATGAATTATTGGAAAAATCAAAATCATTGGGAATGACAGTTTTAAACTACCAAGATGATGATTATCCTGATAATTTAAGAAGTTTAAATCATTACCCATTAATTATTTATGTTAAGGGAAATGTAAAAGCACTTCAGGGACCATCAGTTGGTTTTATAGGTACGCGACGTCCAACTGAATTAGGTTATAAAATGTCAGAACGCATGGCATATCAATTTGCTAAAGATGGACTTACAGTTGTAAGTGGATTGTCAGTGGGAACAAATACAGCAGCACACCGTGGAGCTTTGGAAGCAGGCGGAACAACTGTAGCAATTTTAGGTCAAAGTTTAGAACAACCAATTTATCCTAAAGAAAATGTAGGTTTGGCACAAGAAATCATTGATAATGGTGGAGCAATTATGTCAACCTATTCATTAGGAGCAATTGTAAGACGGCAATTTTTAGCTGCTCGTGATGAATGGGAAAGTGGCTTGGCTGATGGACTTGTAGTTGTTGAAACAGATCAAAATGGAAAAACAGAATCTGCATTACAACATGCATTTAAACAAGGACGACCAGTTGGAATGTTAGATCATAGTCAATGTCCGAAAATTGAGGATGCAACAAAGATTGAACAAGCAATTGGAAATCAAGAGTTTATCAGTAAAAAGAGAGCAATGGCTCTATGGGATAAAGAAAGTCTCCGTGATTTTGAACAAGTAATGGCGAAATCACGCGAAGAATTCTTAAAAAAGAGTAAAAGACATAAACGTTTAGCACAAATTAGACTTTTCTAA
- a CDS encoding FtsW/RodA/SpoVE family cell cycle protein, with amino-acid sequence MDYSKNSRRAKSNDDRIDWGIIFSVLVLAVIGMLSIYVAVKHDTSDASVTKTLLSQAIWYVFGIIAVVIIMQFDAEQLWKIAPIAYGFGLLLLFLLLFLYSRSYAAQTGAKSWFAIGPLTFQPSEVMKPAYILMLARVIAEHNSEYTTHTIESDWKLLWKMFLWTLPIVILLKLQNDFGTTLVFLAIFGGMVLISGISWKIIGPIFGGFVAIGAIAIYLAVFNRNILLHLGFQNYQFQRIDAWLHPENSTTGSSYQLWRSIEAIGSGQLFGKGFNVSNVYVPVRESDMIFSVIGENFGFIGGCVLIFIYLLLIFQMVQVTFETRNEFYAYISTGVIMMILFHVFENIGMSIGLLPLTGIPLPFISQGGSSLIGNMIGIGLIMSMRYHHKSYMFSNNSDFS; translated from the coding sequence TTGGATTATAGTAAAAATAGTCGTCGTGCTAAAAGTAACGACGATCGGATAGACTGGGGAATTATTTTCTCAGTTCTAGTATTAGCTGTAATTGGAATGTTATCGATTTATGTTGCAGTAAAGCATGATACAAGTGATGCAAGTGTAACTAAAACGTTATTATCACAAGCAATATGGTATGTTTTTGGTATTATTGCAGTGGTAATCATTATGCAATTTGATGCTGAGCAACTTTGGAAAATTGCGCCGATTGCATATGGCTTTGGGCTTCTGCTCCTGTTCCTGTTGCTGTTCCTGTATAGTAGGTCTTATGCAGCACAAACAGGTGCTAAAAGTTGGTTTGCAATTGGGCCGTTAACATTTCAACCGTCAGAAGTAATGAAACCCGCGTATATTCTGATGCTAGCACGTGTAATTGCGGAACATAATTCAGAATATACAACACATACAATCGAATCTGATTGGAAACTATTGTGGAAAATGTTCTTATGGACACTTCCAATTGTTATTTTGTTAAAACTACAAAATGACTTTGGTACTACATTAGTTTTCCTTGCTATTTTTGGTGGGATGGTCTTAATTTCTGGAATATCCTGGAAAATTATCGGACCTATCTTTGGTGGTTTTGTTGCTATTGGTGCAATTGCTATTTATTTAGCAGTTTTCAATCGTAATATCCTGTTACATTTAGGATTCCAAAATTACCAATTCCAACGAATTGATGCATGGTTACATCCAGAAAATAGTACAACAGGATCAAGTTATCAATTGTGGAGAAGTATTGAAGCAATTGGTTCGGGTCAATTATTTGGTAAAGGATTTAATGTTTCAAACGTTTATGTTCCAGTTCGAGAATCAGATATGATCTTCTCAGTAATTGGGGAAAACTTTGGTTTTATTGGTGGATGTGTATTAATTTTCATCTACTTATTACTAATTTTCCAAATGGTTCAAGTAACATTTGAAACACGAAATGAATTTTATGCATATATTTCAACTGGTGTTATTATGATGATCTTATTCCACGTATTTGAAAACATTGGTATGAGTATCGGATTACTTCCATTAACAGGTATTCCATTGCCATTTATCAGTCAAGGTGGATCTTCATTGATTGGTAATATGATTGGTATTGGACTGATAATGTCGATGAGGTATCACCACAAGAGTTATATGTTTAGTAACAACTCAGATTTTAGTTAA
- a CDS encoding DUF2969 domain-containing protein produces MSKKTKTIELVEDEKVIDGIEISELKLGDQLLGTVTDDGKNKFTASLPDGESFNVKSHEEAMNLLISHYHLHS; encoded by the coding sequence GTGTCCAAGAAAACAAAGACAATTGAATTAGTTGAAGATGAAAAAGTAATTGATGGTATTGAAATTTCAGAATTGAAATTAGGCGACCAATTGCTTGGCACAGTTACAGATGATGGAAAGAATAAGTTTACTGCTAGCCTTCCAGATGGCGAATCATTTAACGTTAAAAGTCATGAAGAAGCAATGAACTTATTGATTAGTCACTATCACTTACACTCATAG
- the yidD gene encoding membrane protein insertion efficiency factor YidD produces the protein MFKRFFTWLIRQYQRFISPLFPPTCRYYPTCSNYTLQAIQKFGAFKGIMMGFFRILRCNPFVKGGYDPLPDHFSLRRNNSWKDDPNENFFYEEEKHLRR, from the coding sequence ATGTTTAAGAGATTTTTTACATGGTTGATCAGACAATATCAGCGATTTATTTCTCCGCTATTTCCACCAACATGTCGGTATTATCCAACCTGTTCAAATTATACTTTGCAAGCCATTCAAAAGTTTGGTGCGTTTAAGGGGATTATGATGGGATTTTTTAGAATTTTACGTTGTAATCCGTTTGTAAAAGGTGGATATGATCCATTGCCAGATCATTTTAGTTTACGAAGGAATAATTCATGGAAAGATGATCCTAATGAAAATTTCTTTTATGAAGAAGAAAAACATTTAAGGAGGTAA
- a CDS encoding rod shape-determining protein, which produces MAKNIGIDLGTANVLINIQGEGIVLNEPSVVAVNSKSNKVLAVGSEAYQMVGRTPGSIRAIRPLKDGVIADFDITEQMLSYFIKKLNVKGFMSKPNIMICCPTNTTDVEHKAIHQVAEKIGGGNVFLELEPKVSAIGAGLDIFKPFGNMVIDIGGGTSDVAFLSLGDIVASRSLKIAGDRLNMDILNFVKKKYNLQIGERTAEKVKIEIGTVLPGHRNEEIDVRGRDTVSGLPRTITLKSEDIEPTLNETMMNVVNAAKDVLAIIPPELSADTIDHGIMMTGGGALLDGMDQLLMDNLNIPVNISDTPLDDVAIGTGILLEKLVGSENK; this is translated from the coding sequence ATGGCAAAAAACATTGGAATCGACTTGGGTACAGCAAATGTTTTAATTAATATCCAAGGTGAAGGTATTGTATTAAATGAACCTTCAGTTGTAGCTGTAAATTCAAAATCAAATAAAGTATTGGCAGTTGGCTCTGAAGCATACCAAATGGTTGGTAGAACACCAGGTAGTATTCGTGCAATTCGTCCTTTAAAGGACGGTGTAATTGCTGACTTTGATATCACAGAGCAAATGCTTTCATATTTCATTAAGAAATTAAATGTTAAGGGCTTTATGTCTAAGCCAAATATTATGATTTGTTGTCCAACAAACACAACCGATGTTGAACACAAAGCAATTCATCAAGTTGCTGAAAAAATCGGTGGAGGAAATGTTTTCCTTGAACTTGAACCTAAAGTTTCTGCAATTGGTGCAGGTTTAGATATTTTCAAACCTTTTGGTAATATGGTAATTGATATTGGTGGTGGTACCAGTGATGTTGCATTCTTATCATTAGGTGATATTGTGGCAAGTCGCTCATTGAAGATTGCTGGTGATCGATTAAATATGGATATTTTGAATTTTGTCAAAAAGAAATATAATCTTCAAATTGGTGAACGGACTGCTGAAAAAGTTAAAATTGAAATTGGAACAGTTTTACCAGGACATCGTAATGAAGAAATTGATGTTCGTGGTCGTGATACTGTTTCAGGTTTACCTAGAACAATTACATTGAAATCAGAAGATATTGAACCAACATTAAATGAAACAATGATGAATGTTGTTAATGCGGCTAAAGACGTATTAGCTATCATTCCACCAGAATTGTCAGCAGATACGATTGACCATGGTATTATGATGACAGGTGGAGGAGCATTGTTAGATGGAATGGATCAATTGTTAATGGATAACTTGAATATTCCAGTTAACATTTCTGATACACCATTAGATGATGTTGCAATTGGTACAGGTATTTTATTAGAAAAGCTTGTAGGAAGCGAAAATAAATAA